A genomic region of Desulfuromonas sp. TF contains the following coding sequences:
- a CDS encoding mycofactocin system FadH/OYE family oxidoreductase 2, whose amino-acid sequence MMFPNLFSPMKLGKVEVKNRISFQPHLTNLAEKNLPSERQMYYWGERAKGGAGLIITEELTVHPTDMAYEKLIDVYHAEVVPGFRKVTDYVHQFDSKIFAQLNHNGQQGDGSLSRLPVWAPSPVPDVLFRETPKEMEAEDIEEVARYFALSAEHVRQGGFDGVELQFGHSSLARQFLSPLTNHRTDEFGGSLENRMRAPLMFISAVRKAVGDDFTLGIRMCADEMIPGGLDLAQVQEICALFEASGLIDFMDLSIATFYNLYLVEGSMHTPLGYTIPLAAGVREKIKLPVFCTGRINDPVMAEKVLAAGQADMIGMCRALICDPYLPKKAEEGRLEDIRYCIACNQGCIGRIGMNKTIGCVQNPPIGYEKKWGEGTLKPAPVKKKVTVVGGGPAGMWAAKMAGRRGHDVTLLDRNDTLGGQVRTGMKGTGRDEFGVIIRNEKDQVEKAGVTVRLEVEANPEMILQADPDAVIIATGSRPKPHPVGGADGPGVCNVWEVLEQKVEVGEKVCLIDYDGHHRATATAEYLATQGKQVHIICSSLFIGAELGPTQDLYLTRQRLLKKGVSFTPDIAVMEVGGEAGAKTIKGFNVYSNEWDEWGGYDTVVLAMGQAVDDELYFALKGKVKELHRIGDCVAPRKVDMAIWEGHKIGREI is encoded by the coding sequence ATGATGTTCCCGAATCTGTTCTCGCCCATGAAACTCGGCAAAGTGGAAGTGAAGAACCGCATCTCCTTCCAGCCGCACCTGACCAACCTGGCGGAGAAAAACCTGCCCAGCGAACGCCAGATGTACTACTGGGGGGAGCGGGCCAAGGGGGGCGCCGGCCTCATCATCACCGAGGAGCTGACGGTCCATCCCACCGACATGGCCTACGAGAAGCTGATCGACGTCTATCATGCCGAGGTCGTTCCCGGGTTCAGGAAGGTCACCGACTACGTTCACCAGTTCGATTCCAAGATTTTCGCCCAGCTCAACCACAACGGCCAGCAGGGGGACGGCAGTCTCTCGCGGCTGCCGGTCTGGGCCCCTTCGCCGGTCCCCGACGTGCTGTTCCGCGAGACCCCCAAGGAGATGGAGGCCGAGGATATCGAGGAGGTCGCCCGCTACTTCGCCCTCAGCGCCGAGCATGTCCGACAGGGGGGCTTCGACGGGGTGGAGCTGCAGTTCGGCCACTCGAGCCTGGCCCGTCAGTTCCTCTCGCCGCTGACCAACCACCGCACGGACGAATTCGGCGGCAGCCTGGAGAACCGCATGCGGGCGCCTCTGATGTTCATCTCCGCGGTGCGCAAGGCGGTTGGCGACGACTTCACCCTCGGCATCCGCATGTGCGCCGACGAAATGATTCCCGGCGGCCTCGACCTCGCCCAGGTCCAGGAGATCTGCGCTCTTTTCGAGGCCTCGGGGCTGATCGACTTCATGGACCTCTCCATCGCCACTTTCTACAACCTCTACCTGGTCGAAGGATCGATGCACACCCCGCTGGGCTATACCATTCCGCTCGCAGCGGGGGTGCGCGAAAAGATCAAGCTGCCGGTCTTCTGCACCGGCCGCATCAACGATCCGGTGATGGCGGAGAAGGTTCTCGCCGCCGGCCAGGCGGACATGATCGGCATGTGCCGCGCCCTGATCTGCGACCCCTACCTGCCGAAGAAGGCCGAGGAAGGGCGGCTCGAAGACATCCGCTACTGCATCGCCTGCAACCAGGGGTGCATCGGCCGCATCGGCATGAACAAGACCATCGGCTGCGTGCAGAATCCGCCCATCGGCTATGAGAAGAAGTGGGGGGAGGGGACCCTCAAACCGGCCCCGGTGAAGAAGAAGGTGACGGTGGTAGGCGGCGGCCCGGCCGGCATGTGGGCGGCCAAGATGGCCGGCCGGCGTGGCCACGACGTCACCCTGCTCGACCGCAACGACACCCTCGGCGGCCAGGTGCGCACGGGGATGAAGGGAACCGGCCGCGATGAGTTCGGCGTGATCATCCGCAATGAGAAGGACCAGGTCGAAAAGGCCGGGGTCACGGTCCGGCTCGAGGTCGAGGCGAACCCGGAGATGATCCTTCAGGCCGATCCCGATGCGGTCATCATCGCCACCGGCAGCCGGCCCAAGCCGCACCCGGTCGGCGGCGCCGACGGCCCCGGGGTATGCAACGTATGGGAAGTTCTCGAGCAGAAGGTCGAGGTCGGCGAGAAGGTCTGCCTGATCGATTACGACGGACACCACCGGGCCACCGCCACTGCCGAGTACCTCGCCACCCAGGGAAAACAGGTGCACATCATCTGCTCCAGTCTGTTCATAGGCGCCGAACTCGGCCCAACCCAGGATCTCTATCTGACCCGCCAGCGGCTGTTGAAGAAGGGGGTTTCCTTCACTCCGGACATCGCGGTGATGGAGGTGGGCGGCGAGGCCGGCGCCAAGACGATCAAGGGCTTCAACGTCTACTCCAACGAGTGGGACGAATGGGGCGGCTACGATACCGTGGTTCTGGCCATGGGACAGGCGGTCGATGACGAACTCTATTTCGCGCTCAAGGGGAAGGTGAAGGAACTCCATCGCATCGGCGACTGCGTGGCTCCGCGCAAGGTTGACATGGCCATCTGGGAAGGACACAAGATCGGGAGGGAGATCTGA